ACAGTGTTTACGGTTCATCTCGAATTTTAGTTATGAACCGTAATTGATGACCTTTCTGAACTCTGGGTTTCAGGGTTATTTACGACTCGTAATTCTGGTATCGACATCaaccgtaagttcacttatggTTGAAAAAAAACGTAAccgaagaaaattctcagatataagaacatacggttggtaatagttcaattatcaaccgtaacaacatcaaaatctccagttacggttcgtaattgagttaaaatcaaccgtaactcacataaatccagaaatttcaatttaaaCTTTCAATTAaatccctaatttttgatagaaattaaacttaaattgaACAAAgtaaaccaaatcgtaactgagtttttcaaaacatacctcatataagtcattacactacacttgattaattttcgaatcgtcgatcaatcgaagacgatgaaattttgggttttaatggaggttacggttgatgggaggaggagaagagaagaagaaaaagaacaaattttcaatttagttttgatttAGATTAAAAAATAGGGAGGGTAATCCAGTCAATTTACACCccctataggacatcccctaaccaactagagggacattactatcacactgccgcccctctaatggaatccGCCGCCCCTTTTAACATGATTGATTAGGAAGGCGACTGCTAGGATCACGTAGCTCGTCAAAAAATTGCTGCATCAAACTCAAGGCCTCCCAACTGCAGCAAAATGAAATTTCTAGAAGGTTAACCATGGAGAAATATACCAAATGGCTGAGACAACAGTTAGAGGGGGAGAAAGGAAAATTAGGATAATACTAAGAATGTTAAAGTAATAGGTGCCCAATCCCATGTTACCAAAATTCTCATTTCAAAGTTCAAAGAGAGTTCAAAGTGAACTTGATCAGCGGCGAAGCCATGTTAGTGTTGTAAATGGAGTAGATAGTAACATACGACTAGTGTTCCTTTTGTTTCATGGTACGATGTTAGTTCATTTTGATGCAATTTACTCAATCACTAGTACTAAAACCACCTAAATTATGATCATTCGTCAATGTCAAACAACAAACCGAAACTATGACCACTTCACTGTGACAAATATACACCACCTAAACCATGATCTTCCGTCAATAACAAATATAAATATGCATGCAGTGGCTCTTACTTTTGTTATTCAGAGAGTCATAAATTTAAGTTTCAAAGATCAAAAGCTTGGGTTATAGCAATGGAATTCAATGGATCAATTGTTCAGTCTCTTGAGAACAAGATCATCCTTGTCACTGGTGCTACTGGGTATCTAGCAAAATGTATGTAATAAACACAAATCAACGCAACAATATTAACATGCATGCAGTACCTTTTATGTTTTCTATTAGTCATTTTTTATCTTCTTAATCATAAACTTATTCTTCAGCTCTATTCGAATCATGTTTGCAGTGTTTGTGGAGAAATTACTTAGGGTTCAGCCCAATGTGAagcatctttttcttcttttaagaGCTGCTGATGCATCGTCCCCTACTCAGCGTCTCAATAACGATGTGCGTACAAAATTCATTAATAAACATCGTCTGAATATACAAGTGAAGTGTCAATATAACGTTAATTTTGGTTTTGTAGGtgacagggaaggaattatttaGAGTGTTAAGAGAAAAGCGTGGTCTTGGGTTCGATTATTTTATATCCGAAAAGGTGACACCTATTTTTGGAGATGTCAGCTTAGAAAACTTGGGAATAGAAGACTCTGATTTGGAAAAGAAGATGCATAAAGAAATCCACCTTGTTGCCAATTTTGCTGCAACTACAAATTTCCATGAAAGGTATTCGATAACGAATTCTTCTAGAGTAGGAAGGCACAAACTCTTTTTGTCATTAGATATCCTGCTGACTCTTATTGTTATTGTTGTTTTTTTCTCCAATATTGGTTATTAGATACGATGTGGCGCTGGCTGTGAACACAATGGGAGCTAAGCATGTCTTAGATTTCGCAGAAAAGTGTGAGAACCTGGAGATGATTCTCCATGTATCGACGGGTAAGCTTTATATGACAATCCCCACCGCTTGCAAAACTAGTCTGTTTAAAAACCACATGCACTATCGCACGTCTCCAACTAAACTATATGGCTATTTATATGGATGGTCGAACAGCTTTTGTTTGTAACGCTGAGATGCCTGAGGTTATATTAGAGAAACCTCTGAGTCAAATATTGAAAGAATCCTCAAAATTCCTATACGTAATTGAGGAAGAGAAAAAATTGATGCAACACAGATTGGATGGACTTAAAGCTGAACAAGTCTCAAAGAAACAAGAAACTGCTGCAATGAAAGAGCTTGGACTTGAAAGGTTCGCTAAGAGTGTTTGACATTTTAAACAAGTTTGAGATTACTCCGTGCACAAAACCTTAGTTTGTACTAATTATGACTTCTTTCATTTTGTTTCTTTCCTGGTGTTGTGAACAGAGCTAAATTCTATGGATGGCCAAACACATATGCGTTTACAAAGGCATTGGGAGAAATGATAATTGGTCCacacttgaaaacaaattttccgGTTGTTATCGTAAGGCCTACAGGTGTAACTGGTACTTACAGAGAGCCATTTCCTGGATGGATAGAAGGCTTCAAGTATGTCAAGTTAACACTACACACTTTGCTTTAACCTTATGGACATATAGCATGTTGATAGTAATGAACTCCCATCAGGCATCAATGAACTTTTTATTAGGGTCCAAGTCGGAGAATAAAACACAAACAGATGAGCTCAAGGCTctttaaaagattttttttaaaCAATCATTCCGAACTGAATTTGCGAGTACTAGTGGTTTATAGCTCTCCAAAAGCAACCTGAATTAGGCTGCTAACAATTACATACAGTTTGGAACTGACAACATGATAACTACAAGTTTCCTTAACGTTTTCTAAAAGCAAAACGATAATTTATTTTCTAAACCACTCGAAAATGTCCTGCACTTTATTTTCAGAATTAACTCAACTAATGATGAACCATACGCATTGTTTTATTGGCTTAAATCTGCAGGGCACTTGACCCCATGGTGGTTGGTGTTGGAAGAGGAAAGTTACCTTGTTTTCTTGGGGACTATGAGTCACTCTTTGACATCGTAAGTTAAGACTAATTAGATCCAATGAATGCAAAATTGCATATCATATTGCACTCTACAATTTTGTTTTATTTCAAAAGACCCAAGGGTCAAGTTAGTGATGAAAACTCTTCCTATGATTTAATGAAACAGATCCCAGGAGATATGGTGGTGAATGCTATAATAGTGGCAATGGTGAATGCAAAAGCTAACAGTCATATTTACTCTGATGGTGACGACAATCTTATATACCATATAAGTAGTTCCGCACACAGAGAGCCGACGAGGCTCATTAAGCTGTTAGAATACGCTTACGATTATTTCTGCAAGAATCCGTTGATGGGTAGAGATATTGGTGAAATTGTTAAGCCTGTTTTCTTCCCCACCATGTCTAGCTTCCAAGAGCACGTTCACAACAACTATGTGGTAACTATGAAGGTAggtcaatttaaattattaaTCTGCAGAGAAGGTTATAATGATACTTCTAGAAACGATTTTGCTCACCATGGAAACAATTATTAGGCTAACGCCTTTGTCTTGTTTTTACTCATGAAGGAGGACATACTTCTATTGGCAAAGCGGTTGGCTGAAATTTATGAACCTTATATACTTTTTAAAGGAGTGcaagtaattttccaaaatgCATAATATTGCATATTAATTGGTGTGGAAGTGatctttgaatttgaattttatgGCTTACAGTTTTAGTACTTCGGCCACTGATCAATTGCGTTTGTGGACAACATCGTACTACGGACCTGGAGAGGCAGATATATTTGATTTCGATACCAAACAAATTGATTGG
This is a stretch of genomic DNA from Papaver somniferum cultivar HN1 chromosome 1, ASM357369v1, whole genome shotgun sequence. It encodes these proteins:
- the LOC113292241 gene encoding probable fatty acyl-CoA reductase 5 isoform X1 is translated as MEFNGSIVQSLENKIILVTGATGYLAKLFVEKLLRVQPNVKHLFLLLRAADASSPTQRLNNDVTGKELFRVLREKRGLGFDYFISEKVTPIFGDVSLENLGIEDSDLEKKMHKEIHLVANFAATTNFHERYDVALAVNTMGAKHVLDFAEKCENLEMILHVSTAFVCNAEMPEVILEKPLSQILKESSKFLYVIEEEKKLMQHRLDGLKAEQVSKKQETAAMKELGLERAKFYGWPNTYAFTKALGEMIIGPHLKTNFPVVIVRPTGVTGTYREPFPGWIEGFKALDPMVVGVGRGKLPCFLGDYESLFDIIPGDMVVNAIIVAMVNAKANSHIYSDGDDNLIYHISSSAHREPTRLIKLLEYAYDYFCKNPLMGRDIGEIVKPVFFPTMSSFQEHVHNNYVVTMKEDILLLAKRLAEIYEPYILFKGVQVIFQNA
- the LOC113292241 gene encoding probable fatty acyl-CoA reductase 5 isoform X2, with translation MEFNGSIVQSLENKIILVTGATGYLAKLFVEKLLRVQPNVKHLFLLLRAADASSPTQRLNNDVTGKELFRVLREKRGLGFDYFISEKVTPIFGDVSLENLGIEDSDLEKKMHKEIHLVANFAATTNFHERYDVALAVNTMGAKHVLDFAEKCENLEMILHVSTAFVCNAEMPEVILEKPLSQILKESSKFLYVIEEEKKLMQHRLDGLKAEQVSKKQETAAMKELGLERAKFYGWPNTYAFTKALGEMIIGPHLKTNFPVVIVRPTGVTGTYREPFPGWIEGFKALDPMVVGVGRGKLPCFLGDYESLFDIIPGDMVVNAIIVAMVNAKANSHIYSDGDDNLIYHISSSAHREPTRLIKLLEYAYDYFCKNPLMGRDIGEIVKPVFFPTMSSFQEHVHNNYVVTMKF